A section of the Enterococcus montenegrensis genome encodes:
- a CDS encoding collagen-binding domain-containing protein gives MKKIVSGILIASLLIGSPLTVFAEVTESTNSSVLESAPDTTTSNTAVSEISPQANTTKTTDSTIKDAVKQSESVSSTEEKTESSSIESSASSTDNSVKTEKKTASVKKALTKAATQDLSTDFLDRTKRFSENQFQNVAEIQDWLNTYDIFSLDGAQIVNYPFTGSVAIISGGLNVKNTGVSIKESSKSDYGAIINGPLYVENNTLSFDGVSKDKGVYSDYSLQNQVTYDRPRPTGTGAITGLGSETDSKVKSFSDKLREKELTIPDFLQAILNQSTYLDGLGIQQDYSGTTVVKNSKYELADQPKTYVYDMKVSNNKLTNIDFNGFSSDDTVIVNVHDTNGTVDIQGGYNLNGANVIWNFPTAETITNNVAFKGKIIAPKASITTNQSLDGGIFLKFGFGDASSIEKARIKAQSSVDVPLNSDINKFLSNEKQFIEAITTHNGITYQRDTNNPNEQSSFSKELSKIQVTYFDKDNLPITKSEIDTKEPDAVYYIRYTYDNNNAIAAVTRLVIQKQIMGALTLSKIPNLNFGTIKLGSGTIQLGLEGFQVSDSPAASNGTNEGIIQITDTRADGKWNLTLSLEDNNFKLSNSNSDSIGGRLNLSLSEGGKLRTADPNSTEPSSTLSGSGTKTYNVDVDSKKSFLEIDTNPTKVGTYQGTLNWKLSDTVN, from the coding sequence TTGAAAAAAATAGTCTCTGGCATTCTAATTGCCAGTTTATTAATCGGTAGTCCACTAACTGTATTTGCTGAAGTGACCGAGTCCACCAATAGTAGTGTGTTGGAATCAGCACCTGATACGACCACTTCAAATACAGCAGTTAGTGAAATTTCGCCACAAGCAAACACGACTAAAACAACAGACAGCACGATAAAAGACGCCGTCAAACAAAGTGAGTCCGTAAGCTCTACAGAAGAAAAGACAGAATCATCTTCAATAGAATCTTCAGCAAGTTCAACTGATAATTCTGTTAAAACAGAAAAAAAGACAGCCAGTGTCAAAAAGGCACTCACAAAAGCAGCTACACAGGATTTAAGTACAGACTTTCTCGATCGAACAAAACGATTTAGTGAAAATCAATTCCAAAATGTAGCTGAGATTCAAGATTGGCTAAATACGTATGATATTTTTTCACTTGATGGGGCACAAATTGTCAATTATCCATTTACTGGCTCCGTTGCGATTATAAGTGGAGGTTTAAACGTAAAAAACACCGGCGTTTCAATTAAAGAGTCAAGTAAATCTGATTATGGTGCTATTATTAATGGTCCATTATATGTTGAAAATAATACATTAAGTTTTGATGGTGTTAGTAAAGATAAAGGTGTGTACTCTGATTATTCATTGCAAAACCAAGTAACGTATGATCGTCCGCGTCCAACAGGAACAGGTGCTATCACGGGTTTAGGTTCAGAGACAGATTCTAAAGTGAAAAGCTTTAGCGATAAGTTACGAGAAAAAGAATTGACTATACCTGACTTCTTACAAGCAATATTAAATCAGTCAACTTATTTAGATGGATTGGGAATACAGCAAGACTATTCTGGAACTACGGTTGTAAAAAATTCAAAATATGAGCTAGCTGATCAACCTAAAACCTATGTATATGATATGAAGGTATCAAATAACAAACTTACTAACATAGATTTCAATGGTTTTTCATCAGATGATACAGTTATTGTGAATGTACATGATACAAACGGTACGGTAGATATTCAAGGTGGCTATAACCTGAATGGGGCAAATGTAATCTGGAACTTTCCAACTGCTGAAACAATTACTAATAATGTGGCCTTTAAGGGAAAAATTATCGCCCCAAAAGCAAGTATCACCACCAACCAGTCTTTAGATGGAGGAATTTTTTTGAAATTTGGTTTTGGTGATGCAAGTTCCATCGAAAAAGCACGTATCAAAGCGCAAAGTAGTGTTGATGTCCCTTTGAATTCGGATATTAATAAATTTTTATCGAATGAAAAACAATTTATAGAAGCTATTACAACGCATAATGGTATAACTTATCAACGAGATACGAACAATCCGAACGAACAAAGTTCTTTTTCTAAAGAATTAAGTAAGATACAAGTAACTTATTTTGATAAAGATAATCTTCCAATTACGAAGTCAGAAATTGACACAAAAGAGCCTGATGCAGTGTACTATATTCGCTACACCTATGATAATAATAATGCAATTGCCGCTGTGACAAGACTAGTGATACAAAAACAAATAATGGGAGCTCTAACTCTTTCAAAAATTCCAAATCTTAACTTTGGGACAATTAAACTAGGCTCTGGCACAATACAACTAGGTTTAGAAGGATTCCAAGTGTCCGACAGCCCAGCAGCGTCAAATGGTACCAATGAAGGAATTATCCAAATTACGGATACGCGAGCTGATGGTAAGTGGAATTTGACCTTAAGTTTGGAAGATAATAATTTCAAGTTAAGCAATAGTAATAGCGATAGCATAGGTGGAAGGCTTAATTTAAGTTTGTCAGAGGGAGGCAAGTTAAGAACAGCAGACCCAAATTCAACAGAACCAAGTTCAACTCTTTCTGGCTCTGGCACTAAGACATATAATGTTGATGTTGATAGTAAAAAATCATTTCTTGAAATAGATACAAATCCGACAAAAGTTGGAACTTATCAAGGTACTTTAAATTGGAAATTGTCAGATACCGTTAATTAG
- a CDS encoding CapA family protein has protein sequence MTKSRLEKMKEKQAAQKRHLILVMSLLFLALVGCIFLKAFTGKSAAKNSQETAQVKQAVHSKQKTPKQNTTKPDTTIKKAVITASGDMLYHDILYRSAYDGNKYDLANDYAQISPLLKKADLSLGDFEGTINPKRELTGYPIFNAPQAVADSIKKAGFDVVDLAHNHILDTGLEGLHSTVAAFQKNGMETIGVKTKTTKDILVKEINGIKIALLAYAYGFNGIEASLTKEEYDSHLKDLNMEKVAADLKKAEKIADITIVMPQDGVEYALEPNEEQRTKYRQMVDLGADIIFGGHPHVAEPTETIKKDGDKKFIIYSMGNLISDQRYESLQNYWTERGVVMEVAIKKEKDKTVIEKVTAHPTWVDKEPIAGRTYQHPEYGTVQSQDYQVFLAENYLPGGKYAHTVSQTKRQRIETAYHEMNELLKINWE, from the coding sequence ATGACCAAGTCTCGCTTAGAAAAAATGAAAGAAAAACAAGCCGCACAAAAACGTCACCTTATCTTAGTGATGAGTCTGCTTTTTCTCGCACTTGTTGGCTGCATCTTTTTAAAAGCGTTTACAGGAAAATCCGCAGCCAAAAATAGCCAGGAAACAGCACAAGTAAAACAAGCTGTACATAGTAAACAAAAGACTCCAAAGCAAAACACAACAAAACCTGATACTACAATCAAAAAAGCTGTGATTACAGCCAGTGGTGATATGTTATACCATGATATCTTGTACCGCAGTGCTTATGATGGCAATAAGTATGATCTGGCTAATGATTACGCGCAAATTTCACCATTACTGAAAAAAGCAGATCTTTCTTTGGGAGATTTCGAAGGGACAATCAATCCAAAGCGCGAACTAACTGGCTATCCCATTTTCAATGCACCACAAGCAGTAGCCGACAGCATAAAAAAAGCGGGCTTTGATGTTGTCGACTTGGCCCACAATCATATCTTAGACACTGGCTTAGAAGGCTTACATTCAACTGTTGCTGCCTTTCAAAAAAATGGGATGGAAACAATCGGAGTAAAAACCAAGACAACCAAAGATATTCTAGTCAAAGAAATAAACGGCATTAAAATTGCTTTATTGGCTTATGCCTATGGCTTTAATGGCATCGAAGCCAGTTTAACCAAAGAAGAATATGACAGTCATTTAAAAGATTTAAATATGGAGAAAGTCGCGGCTGATTTGAAAAAAGCAGAAAAAATTGCCGATATTACGATCGTCATGCCCCAAGACGGCGTGGAATACGCTTTAGAACCAAATGAAGAACAACGAACAAAATACCGCCAAATGGTCGATTTAGGGGCAGATATTATCTTTGGCGGGCATCCCCACGTTGCAGAACCGACAGAGACAATAAAAAAAGATGGCGATAAAAAGTTCATTATTTATTCCATGGGTAACTTGATTTCAGACCAACGCTACGAATCCTTACAAAATTACTGGACCGAACGAGGCGTAGTCATGGAAGTCGCTATCAAAAAAGAAAAAGATAAAACTGTCATTGAAAAAGTCACAGCTCACCCAACTTGGGTAGACAAAGAACCCATTGCCGGCCGTACCTATCAGCATCCCGAGTACGGTACCGTCCAATCCCAAGACTACCAAGTCTTTTTAGCCGAAAATTATCTGCCCGGAGGCAAATACGCCCATACCGTCTCCCAAACAAAACGCCAACGAATCGAAACCGCCTACCACGAAATGAATGAACTATTAAAAATCAACTGGGAATAA
- a CDS encoding DUF916 and DUF3324 domain-containing protein has product MKKSKFLLLGLLAILAVTILPSSVYAEGGAGFTMEAAIPDNQVGTSTYFDLHVKPDTKQNLTIKFTNLEDKAIKLNVSPNPAFTNRNGVIEYSQYKYPKDDSAKYTIPELFSKPQDITLKAKEVKDVTFTMTTPKQAFDGMILGGFYALRDDENKTQSSGNIQIDNRYALVLGVALREDLKKTIEPELKLNAIKPGLDNSRTAVFANLQNIKPQAFGEMTVDAKVYQKGSDKVYKATKKDKQEMSPNSNYDFAIDWKNQPIEAGDYHLSLVATSGKKEWKFEQDFTIADKGLQKINEEAVGLPEKNYLWLYILIAVLLLLILVILAFILGRKKRKEDEDDTKTE; this is encoded by the coding sequence ATGAAAAAAAGTAAATTTCTACTGTTAGGACTGCTGGCAATACTAGCAGTAACTATTCTACCGTCTTCAGTTTATGCAGAAGGTGGGGCGGGTTTTACGATGGAAGCTGCAATCCCTGATAATCAAGTGGGAACGAGCACATATTTTGATCTTCATGTGAAGCCTGATACAAAACAAAATTTAACGATTAAATTTACAAATTTAGAAGATAAGGCGATTAAGTTGAATGTCTCACCTAATCCGGCTTTTACGAACCGTAATGGTGTGATTGAATACTCGCAATATAAGTATCCTAAAGACGATAGTGCCAAATATACAATTCCAGAGCTTTTTTCAAAACCGCAAGATATCACGTTAAAAGCAAAAGAGGTTAAAGATGTGACCTTTACCATGACTACTCCTAAACAAGCCTTTGACGGCATGATATTGGGTGGATTTTATGCTTTGCGTGATGATGAGAATAAAACACAAAGCAGTGGCAATATTCAAATTGATAATCGTTATGCCTTGGTTTTAGGTGTGGCGTTGCGGGAAGATTTGAAAAAGACAATTGAACCTGAATTGAAATTAAATGCAATTAAGCCGGGATTGGATAATAGCAGAACTGCTGTCTTTGCTAATTTGCAAAATATTAAGCCCCAAGCTTTTGGCGAGATGACCGTTGATGCTAAGGTTTATCAAAAAGGTAGCGACAAAGTTTATAAAGCTACGAAAAAGGATAAACAAGAAATGTCACCAAATTCCAATTATGATTTTGCAATTGATTGGAAAAATCAACCGATTGAAGCTGGCGATTACCATTTAAGTTTAGTTGCAACTTCTGGCAAGAAAGAATGGAAGTTTGAACAAGATTTTACGATTGCTGATAAAGGCTTGCAAAAAATTAATGAAGAAGCTGTCGGACTACCAGAGAAAAACTATCTATGGCTCTATATTTTGATTGCGGTACTCTTACTTCTAATACTCGTAATTTTGGCCTTTATTTTGGGTCGGAAAAAAAGGAAAGAAGATGAGGATGATACTAAAACAGAATAG
- a CDS encoding L-type lectin-domain containing protein: MGNRYVEAASSGSIAVNTLNPTLSLPTNGGVDLYTPMEGVFTKVSGLDSQVLYSPNDQLDSAIMITADKGNQKGAIWSNPEYRLDLSKPFTSSMWLNISKKTNPADGMAFVMHNASAGSSAFMDQKNYGGSRLGVWGFDQNVTSTADAAKGAIPNSLAIELDTYSNGDTLDKNTPGVPHVAWNYPSNPASYILLPQNKVALVHNDAVSLSMGNVADGKWHHFSLSWQPSNGSKSGNLTYTFNDRVAAGDSVQPMTTDVVKKTIFIDDYVKRFGLTGSNSKVHWGFTGSTGGSSARNVMTFENIPGLVSANITESVVDVTRGVDITKSGVTYSGNQVNYTTSIKYDGANSKFDWRQLLLTQTKNSNLNLTGSEATVQYYLNGTKVGNDKKVSIDTKGNQLSLNLKDSGDLVKNAPIFDEIRVITPLTVGVVSSDVSVQENSTVDGNTAKGVTIVEDDKPVYTIKNSSKPIIGVTSKDLKPIFPGEELKFPATLQDDNSTTLTLNYELKNSAKELMKSGQYINDSSVHNLSDVRKGIPVEELLTKEDTKKLSPGAYSITLTAKNGKNYADEVVLTFTILEDKLALVTVPDLNFSNKEATVAQIAKGNDLLPLPLTTNQPKVTIERTNPKRSWQLKLAMDNFHLVKDSNGNAVKPLESYQLATNIPIVLKIKMNTTEDARFLLNQSYMKDVYIPPAALKLANAEKSILIAESDQTATGKIEYTVSPDTTLYLGEGELIRAGTYQGTLIWTLSDVAQ, encoded by the coding sequence TTGGGTAATAGATACGTTGAAGCTGCTAGTTCAGGTTCGATTGCGGTAAATACATTAAATCCTACGCTGAGCTTACCTACTAACGGAGGAGTTGATCTTTATACGCCGATGGAAGGTGTGTTTACCAAGGTAAGTGGCTTAGACAGTCAAGTATTGTATTCACCCAATGATCAATTGGATTCTGCAATTATGATAACGGCAGACAAAGGAAATCAAAAAGGAGCAATTTGGTCTAATCCGGAATACCGATTAGATTTAAGCAAACCGTTTACCTCATCGATGTGGCTTAATATTTCCAAAAAGACAAATCCAGCTGATGGGATGGCTTTTGTAATGCACAATGCTTCTGCGGGGAGTAGTGCATTTATGGATCAAAAGAATTATGGGGGATCACGATTAGGTGTTTGGGGATTTGACCAGAATGTTACTTCAACTGCAGATGCAGCTAAAGGTGCCATTCCAAATAGTCTTGCCATTGAGTTGGATACATATTCTAATGGAGATACTCTTGATAAGAATACCCCGGGAGTTCCTCATGTAGCGTGGAATTATCCAAGTAATCCAGCCTCATATATTTTACTTCCTCAGAATAAAGTAGCATTAGTTCATAATGATGCGGTGAGTTTAAGTATGGGAAATGTAGCCGATGGAAAATGGCACCATTTTAGTCTTTCTTGGCAACCAAGTAATGGTAGTAAAAGTGGTAACCTCACATATACATTCAATGATCGTGTCGCAGCTGGTGATTCTGTTCAACCTATGACTACAGACGTTGTGAAAAAAACTATCTTTATAGATGACTATGTTAAAAGATTTGGCTTAACTGGTTCTAACTCGAAGGTTCATTGGGGTTTTACCGGTTCTACGGGAGGTTCTAGTGCCCGCAATGTTATGACTTTTGAGAACATACCTGGCCTAGTTTCAGCCAATATAACGGAGTCCGTTGTGGATGTTACAAGAGGTGTAGATATCACAAAATCAGGGGTCACATATTCTGGTAATCAAGTAAACTATACTACGAGTATCAAGTATGATGGGGCAAATAGTAAATTCGATTGGCGTCAATTACTACTCACACAAACAAAGAATTCTAACTTAAACTTAACTGGTTCAGAAGCAACAGTTCAATACTATCTTAATGGTACTAAGGTCGGAAACGACAAAAAAGTTTCGATTGACACAAAAGGAAATCAACTTTCACTTAACTTGAAAGATAGCGGCGACCTAGTAAAAAACGCGCCAATATTTGATGAAATACGTGTTATCACACCGCTTACTGTTGGTGTTGTTAGTAGTGATGTGTCAGTACAAGAAAATTCGACTGTCGATGGGAATACAGCTAAAGGCGTGACCATCGTAGAAGATGATAAACCCGTTTATACGATAAAAAACAGTAGCAAACCTATCATTGGTGTTACTTCAAAAGACCTAAAACCTATCTTTCCTGGCGAGGAGTTAAAATTTCCAGCAACTTTGCAAGATGATAATTCTACGACACTTACTTTAAACTATGAGTTAAAGAATAGTGCGAAAGAGTTGATGAAAAGTGGGCAGTATATTAATGATTCTTCGGTTCATAACTTATCTGATGTAAGAAAAGGAATTCCAGTTGAAGAGTTATTGACAAAAGAGGATACAAAAAAACTTTCTCCTGGAGCGTATTCAATTACTCTTACAGCAAAGAACGGGAAAAATTATGCCGATGAAGTAGTTCTGACTTTTACGATTTTGGAAGATAAATTGGCTTTAGTTACTGTTCCAGATTTGAATTTTTCAAATAAGGAAGCAACAGTGGCACAAATTGCAAAAGGAAATGATTTATTGCCATTACCATTAACGACGAATCAGCCCAAGGTTACTATTGAGAGAACAAATCCTAAGCGATCTTGGCAGTTAAAATTAGCCATGGATAATTTTCATTTAGTGAAAGATAGTAATGGTAATGCTGTTAAACCGTTAGAATCTTACCAATTAGCTACAAATATTCCAATTGTCTTAAAAATTAAAATGAATACAACAGAAGATGCACGTTTTCTATTAAACCAAAGTTACATGAAGGACGTATATATACCTCCAGCTGCGTTAAAGTTAGCCAATGCTGAAAAATCAATTCTAATTGCGGAAAGCGATCAAACTGCAACTGGAAAAATAGAATACACCGTTTCTCCAGATACGACGTTGTATTTAGGAGAAGGAGAATTAATTCGTGCGGGAACTTATCAAGGCACTCTAATTTGGACTCTTTCTGATGTTGCACAATAA
- the mprF gene encoding bifunctional lysylphosphatidylglycerol flippase/synthetase MprF, protein MKEKLKGFVGVIKNHSLLLRLIFFGSILIFVANQVANIAHGMSWAQVAQTMGKQDTSTLILMALMGFIGVLPMLGYDWVTISVLEKSGRAKMPRGSWFIAAWTTNTINNLAGFGGIVGASLRSNFYGKGFDRKKVLATVSKVAFFMFSGLSLWALWLLIDIFLLHNASHFRHYWIWLVGGSLYAPALFTLTYLRRKKLFADLFPNRVIQLAITSFCQWGGALAVFLGIGYLMQLQVSFEQVYPMFLIATLIGMLTMVPGGMGTFDVLMILGMGQVGLSQNQTVVWLLYYRLFYYLIPFLSGLILFISQTGVKFNRFFDNLPRLILQRIAHLIVVVAVYFAGIMMVLLSTVTNLSNLSQIFEFLLPFSFNFLDQTLNLLIGFVLLGLARGLYGKVKKAYVPTLFVLVFGIVNTISRTQSLRLIIVYCLILLAVWLSRKEFYREKFVYSWGAIIFDVALFGTLLIAYAIAGFHSGQWWNTNLMGGQFVLFPSDDVWISGMVGLAVGALTLLSLQQYLSRGPAHLGENFDRSRFEKLLTRYGGTKSSHRLELAGYRYYYYQVNGQDRVVFGYQIKSNRCFVLGNPIGDETLWQTATLSFMKAADKLGYQLAFYKISEKYVVQLHDLGFQFAKIGETGTVYLDHQEDYLQQEVYRKLSVQGYTFKKYETLPAEILSQLAAVSQDWLDGKGEKYFGNGRFDESYILNSPVAVVRNNENQLVGFITEQAISTEWVSYDLLRIKSDAPKELANFLVLGMLDSWEKAGFKKVDLGMAPLAKVGEGPFAFFEERIMNIIYNYGNAIYNFQDNFSGKQKYVTRWEGCYFAYLKGSSFYLASAQLLRLIGRGKNKGSTLVEEVILEE, encoded by the coding sequence ATGAAAGAGAAACTAAAGGGATTCGTGGGTGTAATAAAAAACCACAGTCTCTTGTTGCGCCTGATTTTCTTTGGCTCGATTTTAATTTTCGTTGCCAATCAAGTGGCCAATATTGCCCACGGCATGAGTTGGGCACAAGTGGCCCAAACAATGGGCAAGCAAGATACTAGTACACTGATTTTAATGGCATTGATGGGATTTATCGGCGTTTTGCCGATGCTTGGTTATGACTGGGTAACAATTTCTGTATTAGAAAAATCAGGCAGAGCCAAGATGCCTCGCGGCAGTTGGTTTATTGCAGCGTGGACCACCAATACTATCAATAATTTAGCAGGTTTTGGGGGGATTGTAGGGGCCAGTCTGCGGAGTAATTTTTACGGGAAAGGTTTTGATCGTAAAAAAGTTTTAGCAACTGTTTCAAAAGTCGCCTTCTTTATGTTTAGCGGTTTATCCCTTTGGGCGTTATGGTTATTAATCGACATTTTCCTCCTCCACAATGCTAGTCACTTCCGTCATTATTGGATTTGGCTGGTAGGCGGCAGTTTATATGCACCGGCACTATTCACATTAACGTATTTGCGACGTAAAAAACTGTTTGCAGATCTTTTTCCTAATCGGGTGATTCAACTGGCAATCACTTCTTTTTGTCAGTGGGGAGGAGCTTTGGCGGTCTTTTTAGGAATAGGTTATCTTATGCAGTTGCAGGTTTCCTTTGAACAAGTTTATCCGATGTTTTTAATTGCTACATTAATCGGGATGCTGACGATGGTTCCAGGAGGCATGGGAACCTTTGATGTCTTGATGATTCTAGGAATGGGGCAAGTGGGCTTATCTCAAAATCAAACGGTAGTCTGGTTATTGTATTACCGTCTTTTTTATTATTTGATTCCCTTTTTAAGTGGTCTGATTTTATTTATTTCCCAAACAGGGGTGAAATTCAATCGCTTTTTTGATAACTTACCACGCCTTATTTTACAGCGAATTGCTCATTTAATTGTCGTAGTGGCAGTATATTTTGCCGGTATTATGATGGTACTGCTTTCGACGGTGACCAATTTATCAAATCTTAGCCAAATTTTTGAGTTTTTATTGCCATTTTCATTTAACTTTTTAGACCAAACCTTGAATTTACTAATTGGTTTTGTTTTATTAGGGCTCGCTCGTGGTCTATATGGCAAAGTGAAAAAAGCCTATGTTCCAACTTTATTTGTCTTAGTTTTTGGGATTGTAAATACGATATCTCGGACCCAGTCACTACGCCTAATCATTGTTTATTGTTTGATTTTACTGGCAGTATGGTTATCTCGTAAAGAATTTTACCGGGAAAAATTTGTCTATTCTTGGGGTGCGATTATTTTTGATGTCGCTTTATTTGGAACGTTATTAATTGCTTACGCAATTGCCGGGTTCCACAGCGGCCAGTGGTGGAATACCAACTTAATGGGTGGACAGTTTGTTTTATTTCCTTCTGATGATGTATGGATCTCTGGCATGGTCGGCTTAGCGGTTGGCGCTTTGACGTTGTTGTCTTTGCAACAGTATTTAAGTCGTGGTCCTGCGCATTTGGGTGAGAATTTTGACCGGAGTCGTTTTGAAAAACTACTGACCCGCTACGGTGGGACCAAATCTAGTCACCGCCTAGAATTAGCAGGTTATCGTTATTATTACTATCAAGTCAACGGTCAAGATCGTGTTGTTTTTGGCTATCAGATAAAAAGCAATCGCTGTTTTGTTTTAGGAAATCCAATAGGAGATGAAACACTCTGGCAGACAGCAACGCTTTCTTTTATGAAAGCAGCCGATAAACTGGGCTATCAACTGGCGTTTTACAAAATCAGTGAAAAATATGTCGTCCAGTTACACGATCTGGGTTTTCAATTTGCCAAAATTGGTGAGACCGGTACCGTCTATCTAGACCACCAAGAAGATTATTTGCAACAAGAAGTTTATCGCAAATTAAGTGTGCAAGGTTATACGTTTAAAAAATATGAAACACTGCCGGCTGAGATTTTATCACAATTAGCTGCTGTTTCGCAAGACTGGTTAGATGGTAAAGGAGAAAAATACTTTGGCAATGGTCGTTTTGATGAAAGCTACATTCTAAACAGTCCCGTTGCAGTTGTGCGCAACAATGAAAATCAACTGGTGGGCTTTATCACAGAGCAGGCTATTTCGACTGAGTGGGTTTCTTATGACTTATTACGGATTAAATCAGATGCTCCCAAAGAATTAGCTAATTTTTTAGTCTTAGGGATGTTAGATAGTTGGGAAAAAGCAGGCTTTAAAAAAGTCGATTTGGGCATGGCGCCACTGGCTAAGGTGGGAGAAGGTCCGTTTGCTTTTTTTGAAGAACGGATTATGAACATCATTTACAATTATGGCAATGCAATTTATAACTTCCAAGATAATTTCAGTGGCAAACAAAAATACGTGACCCGCTGGGAAGGCTGTTATTTTGCTTATCTGAAAGGGAGCAGTTTTTATTTGGCTTCAGCCCAACTCCTGCGACTAATTGGTCGCGGCAAAAACAAAGGGTCAACACTGGTAGAAGAAGTAATTTTAGAAGAGTAG
- a CDS encoding GNAT family N-acetyltransferase — translation MKYDQTTEYWDEIVKIRNQIFLNEQGLKDFDVCDRQDSVAIHFIVLLENVLIGCCRGKKINSKTMQIERVCISPNFRKKGFGKELIKFSMKYFHLKGINKVILCSQLDKKIFYENLGFQEIGNVLQYYGKEHVLMEIYQ, via the coding sequence TTGAAATATGACCAAACTACTGAATATTGGGATGAAATAGTTAAAATAAGAAATCAGATATTCTTAAATGAACAAGGTCTAAAAGATTTTGACGTATGTGACCGACAAGATTCTGTCGCCATTCATTTTATAGTATTGCTTGAGAATGTTTTGATAGGATGCTGTCGTGGAAAGAAAATAAATTCTAAAACGATGCAAATAGAGCGCGTGTGCATTTCACCTAATTTTAGAAAAAAAGGATTTGGGAAAGAACTAATAAAATTTAGTATGAAGTATTTTCATTTAAAGGGAATCAACAAAGTTATTTTGTGCAGTCAATTAGATAAAAAAATTTTTTATGAAAATCTAGGATTTCAAGAGATTGGAAATGTATTGCAATACTATGGAAAAGAGCATGTTTTAATGGAAATATATCAGTGA
- a CDS encoding DUF3100 domain-containing protein, whose amino-acid sequence MKEKISFLIYVLCIIVVAEFIGVKSFAVGSFHVSILPLAFAVLLTMILGTKLLRRGLLQKIYTTGNIEFAGTNMIFIMLPLMARYGADVAPKLNEIFQLGWVFILQAIGNIGTVLLGLPIALLLGLKRESIGATLGIGREGELAYISEKFSLNSPEGRGVLSIYLVGTLFGSIIFSFIPPVINILGFDYRALAIGTGLGSASMMTAASSSLIPLYPNHAETIFSYAAASQLITSFMGTYIMVFLSIPLMNVIFNLLTKENAINIPLGGVNNE is encoded by the coding sequence ATGAAAGAAAAAATAAGTTTTCTAATTTACGTTCTTTGTATTATTGTCGTTGCTGAATTCATAGGAGTGAAAAGTTTCGCGGTAGGATCATTTCATGTCAGCATATTGCCACTAGCATTTGCTGTTTTGTTAACGATGATTTTAGGAACAAAATTGCTTCGTCGAGGTCTTTTGCAAAAAATTTATACAACAGGAAATATAGAATTTGCTGGAACTAATATGATTTTCATTATGCTACCGTTGATGGCACGCTATGGTGCAGATGTTGCGCCAAAATTAAATGAAATTTTCCAGTTGGGCTGGGTCTTTATTCTTCAGGCAATAGGAAATATCGGAACGGTTCTATTAGGATTACCAATTGCGTTATTGTTGGGACTAAAAAGAGAATCAATCGGTGCAACACTGGGAATTGGTCGCGAAGGGGAATTAGCTTATATTTCAGAAAAGTTTAGTTTGAACAGCCCCGAAGGTCGAGGTGTTTTATCCATTTATTTAGTTGGCACGCTGTTTGGTTCAATTATTTTTAGTTTTATTCCACCGGTTATTAATATTCTTGGCTTTGATTACCGTGCATTAGCGATTGGAACGGGATTAGGTTCAGCAAGTATGATGACTGCTGCATCAAGTTCTCTAATACCGTTATATCCAAATCACGCTGAAACCATTTTTTCTTATGCAGCTGCTAGTCAACTAATTACAAGTTTTATGGGCACATATATAATGGTATTTTTATCAATTCCATTAATGAACGTTATATTCAATTTATTAACTAAGGAAAACGCGATAAATATTCCTCTTGGAGGTGTCAACAATGAATGA